GAAGAGTTCGAATTGAAGAATTTGCAAAAACTGGTGCGGGCCAATCGAAAGCAAACGCTAAAGGAATTAAAAGAAACCATTATCCATGCCGTAAGAGCGCACGTGGGCAGCCAGCTGCTCGACGACGACTTTACCCTGATGCTGCTTAGAAAAACAGATGCAAACCTTTAATCTGCTCATTTCCAAATACTGTGCGCAAACGGCGCAAAGATTGAACCTGGGAGAAAATGCGTTCCGGGCGCAAAATTAATCTTGAAAACGAATATAAAAAAGACTGGCCGCCGGAGTCATCTTCATGGCAAATCTAAATCGAAGCTTCGGCTTAACTGCACAATTTCTTTTGCCGTTCATTGGCTTTTTGAGCGGCTTTGTCTTAAACGGATAAGAGCCTGATGTTTGAATATAATTTTTAAAAAAGTTAAATTACAGACGATTATTAAACCAGAAACCATAGAGGACAGTGATATGAATTTTCCAACCCAATTTATGTTGAATGGCGAAGTTGTGGTGATTGATATCCCACGTCGTTTGACCTCGGAAATTTCCGGAGAGTTAAAAAAGTTGATGAAGGAATTGCTTGCGCAGGAGAAATATAAAATTGTAATGAACCTGGAAAAGACGCGATACATGGACTCCAGCGGTTTGGGAGCCATTGTTTCAAAAATTGCGGCAACCCGTACGCATGGCGGCGATATCCGTCTGGCGGCTCCGCAGCAAACGATTATTGATTTACTGGAACTCACGCATATCAATCAAATAGTAAAAATATTTGATTCGGTTGAGGAAGCCGTAAAAAGTTTTGAGGAGTAGTCCTTGATGAGATGTCAGGAAGACAGGATTGACAGAAGGAAATTCCACTATAGCGAGCCGGACTATACCAGACCTGTGTTAAATATTTCAGACTATTTCGCGCAGCGTTTTAAAAACAAGTTGACCTTTTTGTACGGTAAAGCGAGGGTCGAAAATATTTATCCGGAACTGGAGCGCATTCTTAAAGTTTACTATGCGCATAAAACGCCAATGATGTTAGAGTGGGAGAAAAACTTTGACCCCGAAAACCGTTTTACCGAATGCGACGCGATTTTGATCACCTATGGCGATTTGATCAAAACGCCCAATCAAAAGCCCCTGCGCACCTTATCACAACTTTCGGAAACCTATTTAAGAAACGTCATTAATACCCTGCATATTCTGCCGTTTTTTCCTTCTTCATCCGATCGGGGTTTTGCGGTTATGGACTTTGAAGAGGTCGATCCCAATCTTGGCACCTGGGACGATATTCTGGAGTTAAAAAAAGACTTCAAGTTGATGTTCGACGGGGTATTTAATCACGTTTCTTCCAAAAGCCGATGGTTCCAGGAATTTTTAAATCAGAATCCGCAGTTTCTGGATTTTTTTGTGGTCTTTTCCACCAAACAACAACTTTCGCCGGACCAATTACGTTTAATCGTGCGGCCGCGCACCACCCCTATTTTGACCGAGTTCAATACGTTGAACGGAAAACGGCTGGTGTGGACCACCTTCAGTCAGGATCAAATCGATCTGAATTACCACAATCCGCACGTTCTCTTAAAAATGATAGAAATTTTACTCACCTATGTGAGGAGGGGCGCCGATATCATCCGCCTGGACGCGGTAACGTACCTCTGGGAAGAATTGGGCACCTCTTGTGTGCATCTGGAGCAGACGCACACCATCATTAAATTATTCAGAGATATTTTAAACGCTGTGGCGCCGCATGTGGCCATTATCACAGAAACCAATGTGCCGCATCAGGAAAATATTCGTTATTTTGGGAATGGAAGAGACGAGGCGCAGATGGTGTACAATTTTGCTCTGCCGCCGCTTGTGCTTCATTCTTTCCAAACAGAGAACGCTAAAAAGTTAACCGAATGGGCGGCTACTTTAAAGAAACCTTCCGATGAAGCGACTTTTTTTAATTTTCTGGATTCTCACGACGGCGTTGGCGTTATGGCCGTTCAGGGAATTCTCACACAAGAAGAAATTGATCTGATGGCCTTGCGCGTGGTAGAACACGGCGGATATATCTCGTACAAAGCCAACCCTGACGGTTCGTTGAGCCCGTACGAATTGAATATTACCTGGTTCAGCGCCATCAATAATGAAGATAGCGACGAACCCATGGAAATTCAGGTTAGTCGCTATATCGCCTCGCGCGCCATTGCGCTGGTGTTGATGGGCGTTCCGGGAATTTACCTGCACGGTTTTCTCGGCTCTAAAAATGATGCAGACCTGGTGATCGAAGAAAAATCGACGCGCAGCATTAACCGTAAAACACTTAACAAAAAGGAGTTGTTACGCTCTCTGGAAAATCCGCAAACAACCACCTACCACGTTACCAGAAAATTGGTGCGTTTAATTGAGATTCGCAAAAGACAACGCGCCTTTCATCCAAATTCTCCGCAAAAAATCCTGAAGATTGCAGACGAGGTTTTTTGTGTCATACGTTATACGCAAGATCATAAAGAAATTATTTTGACATTAACCAATGTGTCTTCCAAAAGAATAGCATTAAACATCAAGCTGGAAGAGTGGGGCATTTTGGGTAACCATCACTGGCGCGACCTTTTAAGTAAACGGGCGTTCAAAACAGAAGCCAATCACCTGTCTTTGGTTATTAATCCTTACGAAATTCTCTGGCTTAAAGCGCTGAACGGGAAATTCAGAATTTTGGATTAGGCTGCACCCAACTAATCCTCAATGGGGGTCGATATCGATTGAAGGATATCGATCCCTTTTTCTTAATTGCGCCAAAAGTAAATAATACGTATCTTCCACACCATAACTGTTTGAACGAATTAGAGGTTAGAATGAAAGAATTATTGATTCGTGTTGCCGTGGCCATCGTTGGTATTCCGCTGTTATTATTTGTTATTTTAAAGGGCGGATTGTTTTTTTATTTGTTTTCGGTAATCGTAACCATTATCGGTCAATGGGAAATGTACAATTTGCTCAAGCAGAAGGGCGGCCGTCCGATGCCTGTGGCGGGGATGCTGAGCGGTCAGGCGCTTCTGGCCATTTTGTATTCGGGATTTTCGCCTTTGCTGTGTTTGGCGGTCGTGGGACTTGTTTTGTACATTTTTGGATATGAAATGTTTAAGAATGACGGTTCCGCCCTGTTAAACACCTCTTCTACAATTATGGGCGTGATTTATCCCACGATGTTCTGGGGCGCTCTGTTGTTTTTACGTCAGAATGCGCATCATGTTTTTCAGGCCGATTATAATTTTAGCGGAATATTTATCCTGATCATGTTTGTGGCCATCTGGATTTGCGACACGTTTGCCTATTTCTTCGGCATGAAATTCGGAAAACACCGTTTATTTGCGCGCGTATCACCTAAAAAAAGCTGGGAAGGCGCCGTTGCCGGCCTGGCCGGAGCCTTGCTGGTCTATTTAATAGTTTACTTTCAGAAAATTATTCCGATAAGTTTAGAAGTGGCCATTGTCAGCGGTTTGATTGTCGGCGTGGTCGGGCAGTTTGGCGACCTGGTGGAGTCGTGGTTTAAGCGCGACGCAGGCGTAAAGGATTCTTCTGCTTTACTGCCGGGGCACGGCGGGGTTCTCGATCGCTTTGACAGCGTTTTGTTTAGTTCAATGGCTTTTTTGATCTTTTATTTTATTTTACAGTTGAGGTGAAAAGCAAAAAATGAATGGTAAGCGTGTTTTAATTGTGGACGATGAAGAAGATTTAACATGGTCCATATCCAAACATCTTTCTCGCGATAAAGATAAGTTCGAACTGATCGCCGTTAACAGCGGGATGGCGGCGCTGGACGTGCTGGCTCAGGTGCCGGTGGACCTGGTCATCACCGATATCAGAATGCCGGAAATTTCCGGGCTGGATTTATTGCTTAAAATCAGAGAGAATTATCCGCAGACTAAAGTGGTGATTATGACCGCTTATGGTTCATCCGAAATTCAGGACGAGGCGAATCGCCGCGGTTGTTTTAAGTATATTGAAAAACCATTTGAAATACAGGAGCTACGCAAGCTCATCCTCGATGTGCTGCAGGAGAAGAAAGGTTTTGAAGGGAAAATTTCCGACTTTCAGTTGACCGATCTCATTCAATTACTCTGCCTGGGGCGGCAAACCAACAGCCTTCACTTTGAAAAAGACCATCAACACGGCGTCATTTATTTTGATGATGGCAATATCGTCCATGCCACGGTTGGAGATCTGGAAGGCGAAGACGCTTTTTATGAAATATTAACCTGGGAAGGCGGCACCTTTAATCTAAAAAAAGGCGACAGGGCGCCCAAAGAGACCATTTTTAAAAACTGGCAAAATCTGCTGCTGGAAGGACTGAGGCGTCTGGATGAACTACGCGCCAGAGTGTCTCATGTAGATGACCGTAGCACGGATGTTCAGCGGCGAATTATTCTTTTATTGGAAAATGCGCTCAGCATGCGCGGAATACGACTTTGGGCCATAGTGGATGAAAGCGGATTTATAGTCGCTTCGGCCGTGGCGCCGGAACAAAAAGAAAATCTCGATCTGGCAGAGATCATTCCCATCATTTCTAAATTTATCAGTACGGCACAGGACAATGGCAAAGAATTCGAATTTGGTCATACGGAGGAAATCTTTGCCCAGTTTGAAAAAGGATTGATCCGTTTGGCGCGCATTCCGGCTCAGAACTACTATCTGGTTACGCTGGGCGATGAATTTGCCAACGGCAGTTTAATACGCCTGGAAAGCAAAAAGCTCATCAAACAACTGGAGCCCCTGCTGCCGCAGTTGTGATGGAAGAAGAACGGCTTCCCCTACGAGCGATGGCCAGAGAGTTGAAGGTTGCCGCGCGGGATGCACGAAACAGGCATTCTATTCTCACCTGCCGCTTTGCGTAGTCTGCCAGAGACCTTATGAGACAACTCAGTTCAAAATTCCTGATTATTACTTTTGCTTAACATCAATATTTTGTAAATTAGGGCGTTATATTTTTAAAATAATTTACCATTTCAATGAAAGTTAATGGGGGAGTTTTTTATGGATTCTAAATCATTCAAACGCTGGCAGCAGGAAGTTGCCTCCGCTAAACTAAGGGACGCCAAGTTCATCACCGCTTCAGGCGATCCGGTAGAAATGCTCGGCACGCCGGAAATGATAAAAGACCTGGATTACGATCGCGACCTGGGGATGCCGGGACAGTATCCTTACACGCGCGGCGTTCATGCCACCATGTACCGCGGCCGCCTGTGGACCATGCGGCAGTTTGCCGGATTTGGTTCGCCGGAAGACACCAATCAGCGTTTTAAATATCTGCTGGAAAACGGGCAAACCGGACTTTCGGTGGCCTTTGACCTGCCCACCTTGATGGGCCGCGATGCCGACGATCCCTGGAGCGAGGGGGAAGTGGGCGTGTGCGGCGTGTCGGTTAGCTCCCTGCGCGATATGGAGATCTTGTTCGACGGCATTCCGCTGGACAAGGTCTCCACTTCGATGACCATTAATTCCCCGGCCATTATTCTTTTGGCCTTTTACATTGCCGTGGCCGAAAAACAGGGCGTAAAACCGGAACAGCTGCGCGGTACCATTCAAAACGATATCTTAAAGGAGTACATTGCCCAGAAAGAATACATCTTTCCGCCGTCCCCTTCCATGCGCATTATTGTGGACATGATCGAATACTGTACGGAAAGCATGCCTCAATGGAACACCATCAGCATCAGCGGCTACCACATCCGTGAAGCCGGCTCAACCGCCCTGCAGGAGCTGGCGTTTACCCTGGCCGACGGCTTTGCTTACATTGAAGCGGCCATGGAGCGTGGGCTGGACATCGACGCCTTTGCCCCGCGACTGTCTTTCTTTTTTAACGCGCACAACGATTTTTTTGAAGAGATCGCCAAATATCGTGCGGCGCGACGCATTTACGCCCGGCGCATGAAAGAAAAATACGGCGCTAAAAAGGAACGTTCGTGGATGCTGCGCTTCCACACGCAGACCGCCGGCTGCACTTTAACCGCGCAGCAGCCGGAAAACAATATCGTTCGTGTGGCTTATCAGGCGCTGGCCGCCGTACTGGGCGGGACTCAAAGCTTACACACCAACTCCATGGATGAAACGCTGGCCCTGCCTTCGGAAAAGGCTGTGAAAATTGCCCTGCGTACGCAACAAATTCTGGCCTACGAAAGCGGCGTACCGCATACCATCGATCCGCTGGCCGGTAGTTATTTTATGGAAGATTTAACCAATAAAATGGAGCAGGGCGCCGAAGAGTATTTTAAAAAGATCGAAGAGTTGGGCGGCGTTATTCCGGCCATTGAAAAGGGCTTTTTTCAGCGCGAAATTGCCGAAGCGGCCTACCGTTACCAGTTAGAAATTGAAAATAACGATCGCTACATCGTGGGCGTAAACGCCTTTCAGGACAAAGACGAAAAGATCGAAATACCGCTTTTGCAGATTTCGCCCGAAGTGGAAAAAGAGCAGGTCAGACGTTTACAGGAATTAAAGCGTGAAAGAGACAACAACAAAGTGCAGTCTTTGTTAAAGGAGTTAAAACAGGCCGCCATTGAAAATAAAAATCTGATGCCGGTGATAATCGAAGCGGCCAAAGCTTACGCTACCGTTGGCGAAATGATCAACACGCTTAAAGATGTGTTTGGAGAATATCAGGAATCTACCGATTTTTAGTTGAACCCTTTGGCGAGGAGAGTAATGGAAAAGAAGATACGTATTTTAGTGGCCAAGGCCGGCCTGGATGGGCATGACCGCGGCGCAAAGGTCGTGGCCTCGTTTTTTCGCGACGCCGGCTTTGAAGTGATTTACAGTGGACTGCGACAAACGCCACAAATGATTGTACAAACCGCCCTGCAAGAAGATGTGGATGTGATTGCCATCAGTATGTTGTCTGGCGCGCACATGACGGTTTTTCCCAGGGTTTTGCAGCTGATGAAAGAAAACAATATGAACGATGTGCTGCTTACTGGCGGTGGTATCATGAGCGATGAGGACATCCAGAAGCTGCAGGAAATGGGCGTCGGCCGTCTATTCGGGCCGGGAAGCTCCCTGCATGAAGCCGTGGCCTATGTTCGGGAATGGTACGAGAAAACGAAAGGCGCCAAACCGGAAAAGGAGAACCACGATTAAAAGGATTGAAGGATTAACATGATTTTCTATGAAGAGAGTTCGGCTCAAAATTTTAAGGGAGACAGTTGAAATAAGACAACCTTAATCCCGGTAATCTCGAAATCCTGTAAATCCTTTTCATTTTTGAACCATGATTGTCAGGATTACAGGATTAACCAGATTTTTCATCAGGAGATTTCGACTCAAAATTTTAAGGGAGACTGTTAAGAGAGGACAACCTTAATCCCGGTAATCTCGAAATCCTGTAAATCCTTTTCATTTTTGAACCATGATTGTCAGGATTACAGGATTAACCAGATTTTTCATCAGGAGATTTCGGCTCAAAATTTTAAGGAAGACTGTTAAGAGAGGATAACCTTAATCCCGGTAATTTTGAAATCCTTTAAATCTTGTTCATTTTTGAACCATGATTGTCAGGATTACAGGATTAACCAGATTTTTCATCAGGAGATTTCGACTCAAAATTTTAAGGGAGACTGTTAAGAGAGGACAACCTTAATCCCGGTAATCTCGAAATCCTGTAAATCCTTTTCATTTTTGAACCATGATTGTCAGGATTACAGGATTAACCAGATTTTTCATCGGGAGAGTTCAGCTCAAAATTTTAAGGGAGACTGTTAAGATAGGATAACCTTAATCCTGGTAATCTCGAAATCCTGTAAATCCTGGTTCAAAACTTAAAGGGAGATTGTTGAAAGAAGATAACCCTAATCCTAAAATTCTGAAATCTTGCAAGTCAAGGTTCAGAGACAATTGGTTAACTAAAATAAATCAAGGTCTCAATGATGAAGTACGAAGACCTTACGCATAAAATAATCGGTTGTGCGATGGAGGTGCACAGAATATTGGGTAATGGATTTCAGGAAGTTATTTATCAGCGCGCTTTAGCTATTGAAATGCGGGCGCAAGATCTGGACTTTGAACGAGAAAAAGAGATGCCAATCTTTTATCACGGATATGAAATTGGCACACGACGGATTGACTTTTTTGTAGAAAATAAAATCATGGTCGAAGTAAAAGCAATTAAGCAATTAGAAGATGTCCATCTTGCACAAGCATTGAATTACCTGGAAGCATATAATATGGAAGTTGGATTACTAATCAATTTTGGAGCAACCAGCCTGGAATTTAAACGCGTGCATAATAAAAAGATTAAGCATGATTAATAAGATTAAAGAATTTCCTTGATTTTAAGGGAAAATGTTGAAAGGAGAAGAACGTAATCCTGTTCATTTTTGAACCATGATTGTCAGGATTACAGGATTAACCAGATTTTTCATCAGGAGATTTCGGCTCAAAATTTTAAGGGAGACTGTTAAGATAGGATAACCTTAATCCCGGTAATTTTGAAATCCTTTAAATCTTGTTCATTTTTGAACCATGATTGCAAGGATTACAGGATTAACAAGATTTTTCATCAGGAGATTTCGACTCAAAATTTTAAGGGAGACTGTTAAGAGAGGACAACCTTAATCCCGGTAATCTCGAAATCCTGTAAATCCTGGTTCAAAACTTAAAGGGAGATTGTTGAAAGAAGATACCCCTAATCCTAAAATTCTGAAATCTTGCAAGTCAAGGTTCAGAAACGAAAAGGATCATAAACCGGGTAATCCTAAACCATTCGTGAATTAAAGTCGGGGGTAAGATGAACCGCATCAATGAACCGCAGCATTTCCGGGCGCGCATCACCGACTGGCCGCTGGAAGAACGGCCGCGTGAAAAACTGATGCGCTTTGGGGCCGATTCGGTCAGCAACGCCGAGTTGATCGCCATTCTGCTGGGGCAGGGCACCACCCGCCTCAACGCCGTGGAGTTAGCAAAAAAAATGCTGCGCGCTTTCGGTTCCCTGGAAGCCCTGAGTAATGCATCGTTAAAAGAGATGCAGCAGGTTAAAGGCATTGGCCCGGCCAAAGCGGTGACTATGTTGGCCGCTTTTCAACTGTATCGCAACCTGCAAAAGGAAGTGGCCGAACGCGAAATTGTGGCCTTCAGAGAACCGGCAAAAGTGGCCAGAGCCTACCAGCCCATTCTGGGGCACCTGAAGCAAGAGGTCTTTTATGTAATCTTGCTCAATAATAATCTGGAACGCATTCAGGATTTTCGGATCACTCAGGGTACGCTAGACGCCTCTCTGGTGCATCCGCGCGAGGTGTTTAATCCGGCCATCCGTTACCTGGCCAAGGGAATTATTGTTCTGCACAATCATCCTTCCGGACAAAAACGACCGTCTCAAGCCGATATCGACATTACGCGTAAACTTGTGGAGAGCGGTAAAATTTTGGATATTCCTGTTTATGATCATGTAATCATCACGCAAGATGATTATTTTAGTTTTAAAGAAAATGGCTTAATGGATAATTTTTAGGGGGAGCACATGTCTTACAAGGAAAATGTGAAGTTGTTGAAACAAATGCGCAAATTGGCCTTGCTGGGCGGCGGGGAAGAAAAAATCAAAAAACAACACGAAAAAGGAAAGTTAACCGCTCGTGAACGCATCAAACTTTTGCTGGACGAAGGAAGTTTCGTCGAAATGGATATGCTGGTTAAGCACCGCACGCGTGATTTTGGTCTTGACAAACAGCGCGTGCCGGGCGACGGCGTGGTGACCGGCTATGGCTATATTGACGGTAGGCTGGTGTTTGTCTTTTCGCAGGATTTTACTGTTTTTGGCGGTAGTCTTTCCGAAACCTTTGCTTTAAAAATCACCAAAATTATGGATCAGGCGCTAAAAGTAGGCGCGCCGGTTATCGGAATAAACGATTCAGGCGGGGCCAGAATTCAGGAAGGCGTGCGCAGCCTGGCCGGCTATGCGGAGATTTTTTTGCGCAATACTCTGGCCTCTGGCGTGGTGCCGCAAATTTCGGCTGTGATGGGCCCCTGCGCCGGCGGCGCGGTCTATTCTCCGGCTATTACCGATTTTATTTTTATGGTGAAAAATACCAGTTACATGTTTGTCACCGGCCCCAATGTGGTTAAAACCGTGACGCATGAAGAAGTTAGCTACGAAGAGCTGGGAGGCGCCGAAACACATGCCAGCAAAAGCGGCGTAAACCATGTAACCTGCGAAAATGACGCGGAATGTTTACAACAAATACGCAAGCTTCTATCATATTTGCCCTCCAACTACCTGGAAGATCCCCCGAAAATCGAGAGCACAGACGATCCCAACCGCATTGACGATGAGCTGGATGAATTTATTCCGGAAAATCCCA
This sequence is a window from Caldithrix abyssi DSM 13497. Protein-coding genes within it:
- the radC gene encoding RadC family protein translates to MNRINEPQHFRARITDWPLEERPREKLMRFGADSVSNAELIAILLGQGTTRLNAVELAKKMLRAFGSLEALSNASLKEMQQVKGIGPAKAVTMLAAFQLYRNLQKEVAEREIVAFREPAKVARAYQPILGHLKQEVFYVILLNNNLERIQDFRITQGTLDASLVHPREVFNPAIRYLAKGIIVLHNHPSGQKRPSQADIDITRKLVESGKILDIPVYDHVIITQDDYFSFKENGLMDNF
- a CDS encoding sugar phosphorylase; translation: MRCQEDRIDRRKFHYSEPDYTRPVLNISDYFAQRFKNKLTFLYGKARVENIYPELERILKVYYAHKTPMMLEWEKNFDPENRFTECDAILITYGDLIKTPNQKPLRTLSQLSETYLRNVINTLHILPFFPSSSDRGFAVMDFEEVDPNLGTWDDILELKKDFKLMFDGVFNHVSSKSRWFQEFLNQNPQFLDFFVVFSTKQQLSPDQLRLIVRPRTTPILTEFNTLNGKRLVWTTFSQDQIDLNYHNPHVLLKMIEILLTYVRRGADIIRLDAVTYLWEELGTSCVHLEQTHTIIKLFRDILNAVAPHVAIITETNVPHQENIRYFGNGRDEAQMVYNFALPPLVLHSFQTENAKKLTEWAATLKKPSDEATFFNFLDSHDGVGVMAVQGILTQEEIDLMALRVVEHGGYISYKANPDGSLSPYELNITWFSAINNEDSDEPMEIQVSRYIASRAIALVLMGVPGIYLHGFLGSKNDADLVIEEKSTRSINRKTLNKKELLRSLENPQTTTYHVTRKLVRLIEIRKRQRAFHPNSPQKILKIADEVFCVIRYTQDHKEIILTLTNVSSKRIALNIKLEEWGILGNHHWRDLLSKRAFKTEANHLSLVINPYEILWLKALNGKFRILD
- a CDS encoding DUF4388 domain-containing protein, with product MNGKRVLIVDDEEDLTWSISKHLSRDKDKFELIAVNSGMAALDVLAQVPVDLVITDIRMPEISGLDLLLKIRENYPQTKVVIMTAYGSSEIQDEANRRGCFKYIEKPFEIQELRKLILDVLQEKKGFEGKISDFQLTDLIQLLCLGRQTNSLHFEKDHQHGVIYFDDGNIVHATVGDLEGEDAFYEILTWEGGTFNLKKGDRAPKETIFKNWQNLLLEGLRRLDELRARVSHVDDRSTDVQRRIILLLENALSMRGIRLWAIVDESGFIVASAVAPEQKENLDLAEIIPIISKFISTAQDNGKEFEFGHTEEIFAQFEKGLIRLARIPAQNYYLVTLGDEFANGSLIRLESKKLIKQLEPLLPQL
- a CDS encoding acyl-CoA mutase large subunit family protein, with the protein product MDSKSFKRWQQEVASAKLRDAKFITASGDPVEMLGTPEMIKDLDYDRDLGMPGQYPYTRGVHATMYRGRLWTMRQFAGFGSPEDTNQRFKYLLENGQTGLSVAFDLPTLMGRDADDPWSEGEVGVCGVSVSSLRDMEILFDGIPLDKVSTSMTINSPAIILLAFYIAVAEKQGVKPEQLRGTIQNDILKEYIAQKEYIFPPSPSMRIIVDMIEYCTESMPQWNTISISGYHIREAGSTALQELAFTLADGFAYIEAAMERGLDIDAFAPRLSFFFNAHNDFFEEIAKYRAARRIYARRMKEKYGAKKERSWMLRFHTQTAGCTLTAQQPENNIVRVAYQALAAVLGGTQSLHTNSMDETLALPSEKAVKIALRTQQILAYESGVPHTIDPLAGSYFMEDLTNKMEQGAEEYFKKIEELGGVIPAIEKGFFQREIAEAAYRYQLEIENNDRYIVGVNAFQDKDEKIEIPLLQISPEVEKEQVRRLQELKRERDNNKVQSLLKELKQAAIENKNLMPVIIEAAKAYATVGEMINTLKDVFGEYQESTDF
- a CDS encoding phosphatidate cytidylyltransferase, whose product is MKELLIRVAVAIVGIPLLLFVILKGGLFFYLFSVIVTIIGQWEMYNLLKQKGGRPMPVAGMLSGQALLAILYSGFSPLLCLAVVGLVLYIFGYEMFKNDGSALLNTSSTIMGVIYPTMFWGALLFLRQNAHHVFQADYNFSGIFILIMFVAIWICDTFAYFFGMKFGKHRLFARVSPKKSWEGAVAGLAGALLVYLIVYFQKIIPISLEVAIVSGLIVGVVGQFGDLVESWFKRDAGVKDSSALLPGHGGVLDRFDSVLFSSMAFLIFYFILQLR
- a CDS encoding acyl-CoA carboxylase subunit beta, which produces MSYKENVKLLKQMRKLALLGGGEEKIKKQHEKGKLTARERIKLLLDEGSFVEMDMLVKHRTRDFGLDKQRVPGDGVVTGYGYIDGRLVFVFSQDFTVFGGSLSETFALKITKIMDQALKVGAPVIGINDSGGARIQEGVRSLAGYAEIFLRNTLASGVVPQISAVMGPCAGGAVYSPAITDFIFMVKNTSYMFVTGPNVVKTVTHEEVSYEELGGAETHASKSGVNHVTCENDAECLQQIRKLLSYLPSNYLEDPPKIESTDDPNRIDDELDEFIPENPNQPYDMHQIIKRVIDKDSFFEIHADYAKNLIVGFARMDGFSVGIVANQPEHLAGVLDIDASVKGARFVRFCDAFNIPIITFEDVPGFLPGTNQEWGGIIRHGAKLLYAFSEATVPKITVIVRKAYGGAYDVMSSKHIRGDVNLAWPSAEIAVMGPKGAAEIIFKKEISNAEDPEQMLAKKEEEYREKFANPFLAAELGYVDEIIEPRFTRQRIIQALHMLQNKVDSNPAKKHGNIPL
- a CDS encoding cobalamin B12-binding domain-containing protein, with protein sequence MEKKIRILVAKAGLDGHDRGAKVVASFFRDAGFEVIYSGLRQTPQMIVQTALQEDVDVIAISMLSGAHMTVFPRVLQLMKENNMNDVLLTGGGIMSDEDIQKLQEMGVGRLFGPGSSLHEAVAYVREWYEKTKGAKPEKENHD
- a CDS encoding GxxExxY protein, encoding MKYEDLTHKIIGCAMEVHRILGNGFQEVIYQRALAIEMRAQDLDFEREKEMPIFYHGYEIGTRRIDFFVENKIMVEVKAIKQLEDVHLAQALNYLEAYNMEVGLLINFGATSLEFKRVHNKKIKHD
- a CDS encoding STAS domain-containing protein; amino-acid sequence: MNFPTQFMLNGEVVVIDIPRRLTSEISGELKKLMKELLAQEKYKIVMNLEKTRYMDSSGLGAIVSKIAATRTHGGDIRLAAPQQTIIDLLELTHINQIVKIFDSVEEAVKSFEE